The window CGTACAGGCTACAGCCGAGGCGGCCGCCGCCTGTCGCCGCACTCAGCCGTTTCTGGGTGAACGTTCCCTCGACGCCGTCGTGGGTCACCTCCTCGAGGTCGGCTTCGTTTACCGGTTCCATGGGTGAACGTGTGAGAGCGGGCACAAAAATCTGCGGTGGGTCGTCGGCGTCGACTCGCTCTCAACTGAAGTTCAGGCCTCGAGTACCTCGATCAAATTCCCCTCCGGATCGCGCAGAAACAGGATTGAGGTACCGCTGGCCGTCGTTCGCGGTTCGCTCAAGGTTTCCACGTCATCCGGAAGCCCGGCGTAAAAGGTATCGAGATCCGAGACGGCGAACCCCAGGTGGACGGCGCCCGACTGGTTCAACGCATCCGCCGATCCGCCGTCTGCAGCGGGGTCGTACTCGACCAGCTCGATGCGGACGTCGCCGTCGTCGGTCTCGAGGTGGGCGAACGTACCGGTTGCACCGGGGACGTCGACGGCGTCGCTGAACGCCTCGCCATCGACCGAAAAACGATCGACGACCGCGAGGCCGAGCACGTCGCGGTAAAACGGCAGGATCGACTCGAGGTCGGCGACGGTGAGTCCGACGTGGTGGGTG of the Natronosalvus vescus genome contains:
- a CDS encoding VOC family protein, with translation MPDLDTHHVGLTVADLESILPFYRDVLGLAVVDRFSVDGEAFSDAVDVPGATGTFAHLETDDGDVRIELVEYDPAADGGSADALNQSGAVHLGFAVSDLDTFYAGLPDDVETLSEPRTTASGTSILFLRDPEGNLIEVLEA